From Populus alba chromosome 16, ASM523922v2, whole genome shotgun sequence:
aCTCATTAAcctttctaataaattaatttaaattataattataattttaaataaaataaaattaaataaattaaattattaatctattatcaatttaataattaactgatatatatttgaagatcaaatacaatatttaacAACCTGTCATAATCCTCTATAagctaaaaatattcttataagtttttaaaaaattaaattagaacaGTAACCAAAActtaaatgagaaaaagaatttaattttttctaaactattattattatctatatttttatcataagtaTATTgaaaacttcttcttttttaatgattaaaaggttttaaattttttcaaaatttcagaaTGGTTAATGTATGGGTTTTCTTTTTGATGAAGTGTTATATAATagtataataagttttttagttgttaaattatgatttgatcaagtatttctttaaataattccattctcaagtataaagaaaaattatattaattaatacctTTGAATTACTTGCAAAAAGTTCTATTTTAGAGTGTTTGAGGGCGTTCTAATGATAAAGTCTgtaaactttatatatatatatatataaatgtaataAATAGACTAAAAAGAGTTAAATTCTTAGAATTGAGTTGTTCAAGggatatttatagttttttgaacCTTATCTTTTTCTTGGATGAAAAggctaaaaagtaattttattatgataacaTTTATTAAGGATAAGGATCTCATACACAAGCATCAATGAACATTAATGAGAGACAATACCTCTTATACAAGCATTACTAAACATTAATGAAAGATGATATCTCTTACATAGTCATTAAtgagtattaatataaaaatttcttaTACAAGAATTAATTGACATTAATTAGAGATGATATCTCTTATGTCGcatgtgtgcggcgtcgcggcgaaaataacatgtttttccattttctacaatgtaaatctatctatatctatggggatacaagaaaatattgtcttttgttggtggaaaatggaatgggagtcgccacctagtattttggtcactaggaaccctaactggtctcagagatcgggcacggggactggttgcgtaaagggaaggtattagcacctcaaatacgccctacctaaggtaagctgcattgtttttattgtctggtaaaatctaaggtcttttcgtgttttcctagttgttggtatggttcaagaaaagtcctcctcggtaaggagatccttatcttatcgggtaaaatcctaaccgttctaacgtctataccaaaactttattaataatatttaggaatacgttttatgtataaattcgtaatcccaaatactaaaagaaaacaaaaagatttttttagaatttttgaaatattggcctagttctcatggcttgaataaactggttattaaagcaaaaaatgcatgctaataaatatattgtttttgaaatttcctttgttgtgtgaaaatatgatgttataatatttatatatatatattggagagactaggccgtattttaaaacaaaaaaacattttttggaaaatattatttttttttgatgttttaacgaaaatcgggtattttaatacgaggtttgtattcttacggtataaaaatacaaaccaatattaatccaccctaataaaaatatgcaggaaaaaaaacaacaatatttttttaaggattttttttttagaattgttttttggaagcaaaaaaacattttttattttgaaaatctttgatgttttgacgaaaaccgggtattttaataatgaatttatatctCTACGGTATAGAAATACAAACCATTATTAagccattttgacaaaaatgcaagaaaatcaacaatatttttcaaagatttttttcaaaatattttttcttatttttatacatataatatatgcaaagatttttttatttttttattttataaaattataatacacacacacccacacacacacacacatatatatataattcacgtcctgcgtgaacagtagggcgtgaattatatttcacacctactgttcatgcagtgaACAATAggtaaggaggaagaagaagaaaaggaggaagaagaagaagaggaggaggaaaggaagagTGGCTCACTTGGCCGAAGAGGCTGTGGCTGCTATGATGAGGTGGTTCAGCCGGTGGTTGCAGCGGTGGAGTTGGAGGAAGACGGCGTCGGTTTCCTATTGCAGagggagaaagaagagaagaaaaatctgcagaaattgggcgaaaatgctagtttttggctgactttggacctcAATGTTTCAACCCTCAAATCATCAAATccgactctatttataggctatGGAAGAGGGAAATCATGTCTACGTTGGGGAAAAATTGTAGCCCTTAattcagttgggaagcatctcaaccgttggctcagagtgtgcacctcgagctgccaaatttggcagctccaggctgtgaactgcccgaggtggccactttgagccactTAATGGAgccatttctaattttttcgacccgaccggaccattctccgggataaagggATTTTTGTGAACATGTTGGTGCATGTTTTGTtggatttggaggccacacgagccggaaaatgcgcctggaaagcagccaaTCGGGCAACTTTTTGGGGAAGAAGTGAATAGTAACAGGCTACGTGTCACCTGGTTTCCCTGcgccattttttaaattagtcctccagttttcaatttcttcaattggaCCCCGGATCAATCCAATACAGCTCCCCTATTtatgcgccttttccaaattggtccctggtttcagattttctcaattaaatccctaattggccattaaacttcaatatctatgcaattaagcccctgatttgacttaataaattcctaaaaaatatatcttggccccagaacttaaatttcttctaattaaagcccaaattgacttaaaaatcaatttttcttgcactcaaatcctctataaattcaattaaaaatccaattcagtccataaacctccaaatttggacttttctcctcaaaaatcaaaatttcttatccaccagggctcttatcattcaagaatatattgtcaaaaatccatctttgtatttttaacctccttgactaaTTGTTCTGACCATCTTCTGAGCGCTTCTacttgttgttattttttatgatctcctttggctatttattttattttggatggggacccaaaaatgagTTACAACAtcttacataattattaacaagaaaagaaaaaacttaaaatatgtttttggacattaaaaaaaaaagatcaagaccTAATACCTAGGATCAAGACAAACCCTTTAGAGATAAGCTTGGGTGGTGCATCTAATGCCCCACTTGAGCCCACCCCAAGGTGCTGGGCAGATGTCTAACACCTAGGCTCAAGTGGGCGGCATCTAAGCCCCCTTAAGGAATATTTTGGGCGGACACCCAACACCTAGGATTGGGTTGCCTTCCAAGACCACTAGATGGTGCTTGGTGGGCACTAGAACCCGAGCATTAGCTTGAGCCCACCTTGATACCTGGGCTAAGGTGTTCTACCAAGCCCATCAAAGATGTATGGAAATGGGCTAAGAATTGGGCCATGACCGTTATGTGTTTTATGATAAAATGATATATCTTGAGCCATAAATTctaaataagatatatatatatatatatatatatatatatatatatatatatatatactatatatatatatatatatatatacaagcaGTGTACATTAATAGTCTCATCCGCAAAGACTTTATGCTCGACAACCAATTTCATTCAAATTTTGAGTCGTTGTCTTCAAGGGTGGAGTTAGGAATTTTTCCTACACtgagctattaaataaatatataaatttttgttatgatcAATTATTACCttatgtatataaatttttaaaattaacagtaaaattttaattcaaatacactatctaaaatattaaaaattaaatttgaaaatacataaaattaaagtgaaagtaaaaataaactcactattaaagttacttccttcgatgttttgtggaatataattcatctataattgaaTCTGAATCAATATTGTAACAACCTCTCAAccgggataaaataacaatcttatgtcaactgaaaaacaaagtaattaaattttttccctctctcaatttatccttccttcacttgattcttccttagATTAATGctttataagttggactttataaattttacaaggttattttctcactttttttttttcttgatttttttttttgtttccccttacttttttctctctctctctagctttttttttctttttctattatgCTTCTGCCTAGTTGCAACATATAAAAGAAGGAAGAGtcgatttgtttattttttaatggcaaataaccattttacccttaaggagtcgttttgcttttatttgacgttttttttgttagcactaccaaACCTCGTTCATCCTAAACttttaaccaaattttattcaatatattttaagatccctcaTAATATTTAAGCTTAATCTGATggttggattgaaaattacgtccaataacgtaaaactagtcaaattgtgatttttcatcaaattttggaattttttcaaaaattctgaaattttaacccaagctaaaatatcatattataagGTTCCCcgtaaatttttagaattttttaaaatctcagttgagaattataattttttttatacataaaactaGTAAAAGAATATCAATAAAATCTTAACATGAAAGCTCATCCAAATCTTTAACATGCCTTCAGCCCTGGTTGTAGTGCTATCCAATGGTGCATTTTGTGCACCTTGATAAGCTCAGGCTGCCGTATAATATCGGCCAGGTAATCAGTCTCCAGAGATCAAAACATACATGGTTTGGCGAGGTCCTAGCATTATAAATGAGGTGGTAAAAGGCTTGAGATAGGAGGCTATGGCGAAGAAAAGTAACTAAGTGGCTGCAACATTGATGACACGAAAGAggtatttttttgagttttttttttttttaattatcctgGGCTACAGCCCAACGGAGCCTTGTGAAAGGCTTCGCCCTTTGTTGtcttatttcattaaattctaGAGCACGAAGAAGTTTGCTGGACAACCAATTCCAATCATCCTTGGGGTTGAAATGCCTTGAAAATTGGGTTTTGTTTAGATAAAAAAGGTGTTGCCAGATTTTTCAGCCCATCAGGTTTGCGAATGGCACGTCAtttgttgcttgcttgcttattatttttaaagataaataggGGTGGATATacctttcaaatataaaataaataaataaataacaagtcCAAGTGCGAAGGTCtagaatgttttttaattttttgtatagataaactttatcaaataaaaataattttttggataatatttctaatatatataagctatgtataatgttttttcttttattttatttaatcaatttaatgtgtgtctatttttattatagtttaattaaataaaaaaatatttgaataaattatattaagcaAACACaatagaataaatattttatcttatgagattaaatatcttgatttatatctgtttttttaattttttttaattttatttttagttatcattaataacttatttatttatttattaacacatatagttttttattatttaattacttatatgcttaagttttttaatttaaatttataatttttttagctacaaaaatatatcaaattttttttttaataaatgtttttcttaaaaaataatatatgtacaTGACGCAGCGAGAGTTAAATAGCTATTGCAGTAATAAAACCCACATGTGGATTATTAAACAGAGACACGCTAAAATgacaaacttaaaaattcaagaCAGTGAAGACCACATTGATtgtatgaaagttttttttttaataataataaaaaaaacacttacttTCTCAGGTTTGTTGATAACCTTCAGAGGCTGCACTTTCTCTATTTTCAAATTAGTAAACAAAGTACCTAGACCTGGGCGCTTCATTgatggaatatatatattttttcaaataagtaAAACTAATTTCTTCTGTtgagaataaattaaataaaactaaactcTCTATTCAACATACCATCTTATTTTTagtataatgaaattaaaaagaccaTCCTAGAGAAAATCACTCTTATCCTTACAAGTGAAATTAAGAAACATaagacaaggaaaagaaaatacaatCTTAACATGATTGACAAGCTAGAAAACACCTTAataattagaaatcaatttCTACGCAAGCGAGTCTTCAAATTCTGACCTTTGTATTGCCACCTCGCAAAATAATTCTTCACCAAACCATTTCATACTTCCTTTTATTCATAGCGCATCAAGAATCACTCCAATTACCAATCACTGCATAACCTATCACCACCACCTTCCAACCAAATTCAAGTGGATATCCCGAGCCCCCATCTTCTTTAGCTGCTGCAGCAGTCCTCACCATTTCCACATTCTTTTGACAAACGGGCTCCCCACACAATCCTGGATTTGCATCAAATGAAGTGTTGTCAAATGTTCCGAATTGGTTTCCTCTTGGTATCGGACCTGAGAGAAAATTGTGAGACACATTAAAGACGTCGAGGAAGGTGAGCTGCGCAAGTTGGAACGGAATCTCTCCCGAGAGTTTGTTATGAGAAAGGTCCAAAGATTCAAGCTCTTTCAAGTTGGACAAGGATGGAGGGATGCCACCACTGAGAAAGTTATTGGAGAGATTGAGCAAATGAAGTGCTTTGAGATCTCCGAGGACCTCTGGATTCCTCCTTCAAAACCATACTGAGAAATCGATAGCAGTAAGACTATCTTGGATCTTCTCATATAAGATCATCACACCTTTGTTTGTCATTGTCATCGAGTACTCATACCAAAGTTCCATTACAATATGCGATGTTTGAAAACTTATGTTTGCTTGCATGTAAATCAAGTGCTCATTATGGACATTTTGCATGGCAGTCCAATTTCGGAAATATTCAAGTGGCAACTTACCCTTAAAACTGTTGTTGGAGAGGTCAACAATCTGTAACCTCGGAAATTCAACGTTGGTTTCAGGTTTCCCAATCACACCATGTAGCCCATTAGATCTCAGTATCAGAACCCTCAAATCAGGAAGAACGCCCAACCAAGAAGGAAACACatcatttatgttattttgttcaaGTTTGAGAATCTCTAGTTTGTGCAATTGGCAAATGATTTTGGTATCTTCCCCTCCAGTTTGTTTTGACCGAAATCAACGATCCTCAATGAGCAGCCACTTGTGAAGGTGTCCGGAATCTCACCCCTGAAACTATTGTTGCGTAGATTCAGAACTGAAGCAGTGCTGCTTTTAATGCCCAAGCACGGCGGAAGTTTGCCACtcaaattgttatttgacaaatcaagGACAGAAAGCGAAGTCAGATTGCAAATAACTTCTGGGATTTCtccatttaatttgttgttcGAGACGTTATATTCATAGATTGCTGGTGGTGGAATTGGGAGGGATCCTTGGAACTTGTTTGAACTAAGATCCAGTGAGCGTAGATTATTCCATGGAAGAACGTCGAAGGATTGCTCAAAACCAGTCAGAAGGTTGCCCGCCAGAGATAGATGCTCGAGGGTTATGGTACTCATGTTCATAAACCATTTGGGTATGTGTCCCACAAGCTCGTTatcggaaaaaaataaaagctctaAATGGTTTTGATCACGCAAGAAACTGGGAAATTCACCTCGATTGTATCCACTTAACGACAATATTTCAAGTTTTGACTGAGGAATGGTAGCATTGTTTCTATTAAGCAGAGACAGATTGTTATGCGATAATTGGAGTGAAACAAGGTTTCTGAACTTAAGAAGAAGGTTCAAATCCAAAGTACCACTAAAGAAATTATATGCTAGGTCAAGTTCTTCAAGATTTTGAAACCTATAAATAGATTCAGGAATCGGACCGTGCAGTTTGTTGTCACCAAGGTGTAGTGAGACTAATTGGGTATGGTTGCCTATCCAAGATGGAATTTGACCAGTTAATGTATTTCCATCAAGCACCAAGACGGTGAGCTGAGTCAAGTTTCTAAGAGAGGATGGGATGTTACCATATGAATTGGTGTCATACAAGTTTACATAATTCAGTTTGGTTAGATTACCAAGCCAATCTAAGGTAACAGATCTGAAATTGTTGGAAGAAAGCGACAGATGAGAAACTTGGAGAAGGTTGACAAATGTGGAAGGGATTTTCCCAGATAAACTGTTACGAGAAAGGCGTAGATAGTTCAGTTTCGTAAGATTACCAAGTGAAGATGGTATCACCCCTGAAAAATAACATCCAGCCACGTCAAATTCTTTCAATGATTTGAGGTTACCAAAGGACTCCGGTAGCTGACCAGAGAAATTCGTCACTGCAAGCAACAATATTTCAAGCTGGCTGCCCGACTGAAATTCCGGCAAATATCCAGTGAGATTTGGATTATACCGGGTAATAAGAAAGCGAAGGTTGGGTAATTGGAATATTCCCATGGGGAACTCTCCTTGCAAAGTATTCCATCCCAGATCAAGGGAAACCAGCTTGGAAAGCTCTAAGATCTCTGCTGGAATCTGACCAGAAAAGCCAGACATTGAGAGATTTAGATCAAACAGCCTTGAGAGATTTCGAATCTCGGAAGGGATTTCAGATTTGTTGAAGTCGTTGCCAGCAAGATTCAGCCTTCTGAGCTGAACAAGGTGGAAGAGGCTGCTATTAGAGTCGATGGAGCCATACAGGCAGCTGCTACTGAGGTCAAGGCCGATCACATGACCAGAGTCCCCATCGCATTCAACACCTTCCCATGAGCAGCAATCACCACTTTCTCCATCAACAATTTTCCATGATGCAACCTTAGGATAAGCAGAAGGGTCAGAAGAAGCGGACTCATCAATGACAAGGCTTTCCTTGAGCTGCAACAAGGCATGACTCTCGTCATCATGGCATCGAGGCTGCATGGAAGGAGAAGAATAACATGCTCTAAGATGAAACAAAGACAGCAAAAAGAGCAAAAGCATCCGCATGGTAAGAAACACACAGGTGATGCCATGTGTTTTTAGTAAAagaaactctttattttataataaacaaataagagaaataaaGCAGTTTATATagacaaaaatattcaatttggaTAGCGCGCAACTATTTTATATACGGTCTAAAGCATCAAATTGGATTGTGATTTTTAACCTCATTTTTACTATTtggctttttaattaaaattctcaGTTAAAAATTTCAGCAGGCTCTAATCATTTTAGAAATCTTAAATAGATCATAAACTAGACTAACTAGAAGGATCTCTCGTTgccttgctttcttttttcaagttttccCTTATTCTCCTTTATCTTTCAGCCCTCATTTATTTGATGGTGCTGTCTAATATATAATTctctcaattattattatttttttaaaaagagatcaAAATCTCTtgtttacaatttttttctccaaatgAGGTCTTCTTTAGTAGTTTCTCTTCTGCTTTTGTCCTTGCTTCGACAGACGAAGAGTCTATGTATATACTAAAATTACCAATCATTTAAAGTTGCATTATCAATCATTTCAAGTTGACGAAGAatcttatttttgcattttatattattagttttaacatttattgttattaattttcagCAGGGATTCGTTTAGAAAGAGGATTCATGCAAGATTGAGCTCAAAATGTCCAGGTGGGTTTTATATATTCAGCATCCATTGTGATGCAttcaaatgaatatttttacttattttcaatttacaaATTCAGTTCTGATGGAAAGTGATTAATAGGCAGAGGATCGAGAGGAGTTCTGCGAAAGAAAGAAGTAATGATGGTGCTGTGCTGGGAGAAACCATTTTCTGCAAAGAATGGCAATCTACAGGTACCATGGAGAAAAGATAACTGTCCAAAAAATCAGAGAAAAATCCAGCTTACGTTTTTTTAACTTCCAAAAAATGCCCTATAAATCATTAGCCTGCTTTTAGGCCAatgacaaattataatttattttttattttcaaagtttattttgaGCTCTTTATCCTAATTGAAGTCccataatttcaattttttaaatcaatggttaaattgaaagaatagAACCGAAATTAAAAAAGGCACCAAACATGGATAGCGTGCTTggaattaatatgaaaaaatatacttagatattcaaatttaaaaataacacaaattatacaatttagatcccttaaaatttaaaacaaaatcaattttgatataaaaaattatttgtattattttttaatcctttgttagaaagaaagagagagagaagagtaaTTGAATTTTGGTGATGAGAGAGAAAGTTATCATTCAAGTCATTTCTAgccactaaaatatattttttttttccatcaagaacattttataaaaactcTTGAATTTATGAATTTGGACTTATAATAATATGAATGATATTTTACTCAATTCACAGTTCAACTAACAATTAAtatgaatgatatttttattctttaaaagttTTGACTTATAATAACTCAGTTATCCTTAGTTTCCAACTACTGTCAATTTCATTCAAAGTCTCAAGTCTTCGTCTTGTTTCATTAAAATCCACACCACGATGTAATTTGCTAGATAACCAGAGTTAATTGGCCGTCTCTGAAGACCATCTTATCCCTCTTATAATGCTAACAAGAGAACGATTACGATGAACGTGGGAGATGGGTCGAAGACTTTGAACAGAATGGTTTAGATATTGCATTACTATCACAAATAACTTCTTTGGAAGCAAACACGATTTGATTGAAAACAATGTTAATGTACGTatctttttgatttttcagaGTGCAGAGAATGCGTGGCTGCAAATAATGGATAGTTATCAAGTCCCCTTCAGTTTCTCTCGTAAACCgcaaaaaaaaggagaagaaattcATAGCTTATGAACTAAATAATTGGGTAAAGGAACTGATTTTAATTACTCAGATGAAAATGTACGTATCTGTTTACATTTTCCACCCTCATAGTTTTCATAGAGAAAATGATTCAGAATAATATGACGAATGAACTTCATAATAACCCGCCAAAGATCTTACATCATTGCCATAAATGAATGAAGAAacagatttcttttttatcattttaataattctttaagCAAGTGTTGAGAAGTTTGTTTATACAATGATTTTCCTTCTTGACATGGTTTCCTTCGTAATCAATTAAAGGAAGGGGATAAACAACACATAAGAACCTTGCTCAACTCAAATCATTTAGCAATAAAAATTCCAGCAGCGCAGAATATAAACTTGGAAAAACCGACTGACAAATTATAGCATCTCAAAACTACTAAACATAACTTAAATGCAATGCTAATGGAGGAAATCTGCCATTTTCTTAATCTAAGAAAACTCGAATGACATTGAGACATTGTCTTGCTCAGTTGGGGCCGTATGAAAGCGGTGTTGGGTTTTTTGTATAacaactctttattttttaatttattttctatctagCTATTACATGTTAGTACTCTATTTATTACCATGCACTTTTATAATCAAAGGCTGAAAAACCATgggtattatttttcttaatgttcATATATTATGATATAAATATACTACACCAATTTGTTATGTATGGATGATTGATGATTCCAATATTCATTAAAGGGTCACATTGGCATGCATTTAGTAGGGATTGAATCTATGAATTCACCAATTATGAGTTGGGTACTTTAACCATTCAAACCATGGATGATTAGTGGGGGATATATCCTCGTACATGGTGAATAACCAAATTCGCAAATATTCCAGGTGATTGCCATAGTTAATTGGCCAAATCTGAAGACGTCTATACACACCAGCAACCATCTTATCCCTCTTATAATGACTAAAAAGAGAACGATTACGATGAAGATGTGTTGGAGATGGGTCGAAGACTTTGAACAAAATGGTTTAGATATTGCATTACTATCACAAATAACTTCTTTGGAAGAAAAAACGATTTTGATTGAATACAATGTTAATGTACGTATCTCTTTAGATTTTTCAGAGTGCAGAGAATGCGTGGCTGCAAATAATGGATGGTTATCAAGTCCCCTTCAGTTTCTTTcgtaataaacacaaaaaaaaaataaaaaaattcatatattttcttaatgttCATATATTTTCTGATATGAATATACCACACATAATTTGCTATGTATGGATGATGAGATTCCAATATTCATTAAGGGTCACATTGGCATGCATCTAGTAGGGATTGAATCTACAAATTCACCAATTATGAATAGTCCCGTCTCCAAAGACCATCTGGCAGTACTGTCAATTTCTTTCAAAGTCTAAGTCTTCGTCTTGTTCCAA
This genomic window contains:
- the LOC118056148 gene encoding receptor-like protein 7, producing MLAAVEAAEAADVGCKRRRSSAMAKENPGGDVAEESRGGAARAEGCTVEEEESWTAGVVELELACYSSPSMQPRCHDDESHALLQLKESLVIDESASSDPSAYPKVASWKIVDGESGDCCSWEGVECDGDSGHVIGLDLSSSCLYGSIDSNSSLFHLVQLRRLNLAGNDFNKSEIPSEIRNLSRLFDLNLSMSGFSGQIPAEILELSKLVSLDLGWNTLQGEFPMGIFQLPNLRFLITRYNPNLTGYLPEFQSGSQLEILLLAVTNFSGQLPESFGNLKSLKEFDVAGCYFSGVIPSSLGNLTKLNYLRLSRNSLSGKIPSTFVNLLQVSHLSLSSNNFRSVTLDWLGNLTKLNYVNLYDTNSYGNIPSSLRNLTQLTVLVLDGNTLTGQIPSWIGNHTQLVSLHLGDNKLHGPIPESIYRFQNLEELDLAYNFFSGTLDLNLLLKFRNLVSLQLSHNNLSLLNRNNATIPQSKLEILSLSGYNRGEFPSFLRDQNHLELLFFSDNELVGHIPKWFMNMSTITLEHLSLAGNLLTGFEQSFDVLPWNNLRSLDLSSNKFQGSLPIPPPAIYEYNVSNNKLNGEIPEVICNLTSLSVLDLSNNNLSGKLPPCLGIKSSTASVLNLRNNSFREILKLEQNNINDVFPSWLGVLPDLRVLILRSNGLHGVIGKPETNVEFPRLQIVDLSNNSFKGKLPLEYFRNWTAMQNVHNEHLIYMQANISFQTSHIVMELWRNPEVLGDLKALHLLNLSNNFLSGGIPPSLSNLKELESLDLSHNKLSGEIPFQLAQLTFLDVFNVSHNFLSGPIPRGNQFGTFDNTSFDANPGLCGEPVCQKNVEMVRTAAAAKEDGGSGYPLEFGWKVVVIGYAVIGNWSDS